The genomic stretch AATTGCCGTAATAACATGATGCTCCTTCCGCCGAAGGCGACCAGTTTGCCGAACCCTCTCTAAAAACAATGCCAGGAATTATGAATATCTTGTCATGCATAATATTCCAAAAACCCTTGTCCCTTTTAGCTTTAATATAAATGTTCCTGACATGTTCAAGCATATAAGTTCTGTCGGTTCTATCTTTCATTTGCTTGTCATCCCTGTAAATATATATTTTTACCCCTTCATGAGCTAACTTAATCAGTTCTTTTGCGATTTTATAATCGGTAAACGAGTACATTGCTATATAAAGTCTTTTTGCAAAAACCGCCTTCTTAAGCCAATAAATATCTATTTTTTGGAGATTGGCCTCAGGCGAATAATAGGTGTAGGAGACTGCAAAAGCAGGGTCGGGATTTATAATAAAAATAACAGCCATGCTAAATATAATAAATATAACCGGTATAAAAAAATTTAATCCATGTATAAGTATAACTTTTTTCATAGTTTATCCCTTTTTCATTATAGCATATATGCTTTTTTATGCGCCGTGAAGGGCTTGAAAAATGGAGCGGGCAACCGGGTTCGAACCGGCGACACCAAGCTTGGGAAGCTTGTACTCTACCAACTGAGCTATGCCCGCTTATAGGAATAAAAAATTAAACCGCAACTTGCGATGTTGCGTATAACCATTATTAATATATCATAAAAATAAAAAGCTGTAAATAATTTTGGGAAGAACGGCCAAATTTTAAGCCCGCGCCTTTCACGCCCTGCCCGCCGCCTCCTCAAATTCCTGAGGAAGCATAACCAAGGGCTTAAGATTGTAGGCATCTTGAAAGGATTTTGCGAGAGCTTCGGAAAGGCTGCGGAAACTTAAGTCAAATTTTTTACCAACCCTGTTCAGTTCCTGTTTTATACCGGTGATATTATTAAAATATCCGGCGTTAAAATTACCGCTCTCGAATAACTCGATATGCTCAAGCGGGTTATAGTCGGTATAAATCGAACCGTGCTGTAAAAATGCCGTTTCGCCGCGTCTCTGCGAATTGCCGCAAATCTTTTTACCCCCGAATGTTATCTCGTATGAATGGGCTTTTAAAAAACAGTTAAAATCGCTTTTTTTAACCGGTTTATCGATTTTATCGCCGTTTTGACGATTAAAGCCGTTATTATCGGGATTTAAACCTAAGCCGGTAAAAAAAAGGCGCAAAAATTCGCCGACTTTTTTATAAGTTTCCAAAAGTTTCCCTGCAAAAATGCCGCTTTTATATGACGACACTACGCAATAAGTTATCTCGTTTTTATGCAATACCGCTCTTCCCCCCGTCGGTCTTCTAACAATATCGTAATGTTTATTTTTTGCTTTTAAAATAATGCTTTCGCGTGTCTCTTCATCTTTTTGGAAAAATCCTAAAGAAAGAGCGGGCGGGGAAAAATAATACAGTCTTAATGTAGGACGGCTTGAAAAATCGCCCCCTGTCCTATATTTATTCAATAAAAATAAATCGGCGGCCATGTTAACGCCGCCGGGACATCCGCCTGAAATTATCAGGTTAAAACAACCATCCGAATAGCAGTTCATTATTTATTTTTATTATTATCCATTATTTTCTAAATATTCTTCGTAATCCAGATTATCCATGAGGTCATTTAAATCATTTTCGTTCGTAAGCTTGATCTCTAGCAGCCATCCTGAATCATATGGTTCCTCGTTTACAAGCTCCGGTTCATCCTTTAATGATTCGTTAACCCGAACCACATGTCCGCTCACGGGGGCATACAGTTCCGAAACCGACTTTGCCGATTCGATAGTCCCGAAAGACTCATTTTGCTCAAGCTCGTAACCGGGTTCTGGCAGGTCAACATAAATTATATCTCCAAGCTGATCCTGCGCATAATCGGTAACCCCTATAAGCGCATTATCCCTATTAACTTTAACCCAGATATGTTCTGTATTATATTTTAAATTTTTCGGAAACTCCATAAATCCCCCTTTCTTTGTTTTATTATTTTTACATATAAATGCGATAATTATAATATAAACATTTTTTAAAAAAATTCAAATAAAAATTTAACGGTTCGGCTTTGCCTTACCTTTCGATAAACCTCTGAACATACCCTATGTCAACCCTGCCTGAAATATAATCGCTATCGTTTAATATCCTTTTAAGAAAGGGAATGTTTGTTTCGATACCTTCAATCTGAAATTCGTTTAATGCGTTTTTAGCCTTATTGATTGCACCCAGTCTGGTCGAATCATGCACTATTAATTTGGCAATTAAAGAATCATAAAACGGCTGGACGGTGTATCCGCAATAGGCAAAATCGTCAACCCTGACATTTAATCCGCCGGGCTTATTGTAAAATGTAATCAAGCCGGGGGAGGGTTGAAAATTTACCGGATTTTCGGCATTTACTCTTAACTCGATACTGTAACCCTTAATTTTCACATCTTCCTGCTTTATTTTAAGTTTTTCTCCGTTCGCAATTCGGATCTGCTCTTTAATGATATCCGTATTTGTGACAAATTCGGTAACCGGGTGTTCAACCTGAACCCTTGTGTTTACTTCCATAAAGTAAAATTCGCCGCCGGCATCCAAAAGAAACTCAAATGTAGCCGCATTGACATAATTTACTTCCTTAACAACCTTTAATATAGATTCGCCTATTTTTTTTCTCACGGCGGATTTTACGGCAATAGAGGGGGCTTCTTCGATAATCTTTTGATGCCTTCTCTGGATGGAACAATCCCTTTCCCCGAGGTACACGGCATTACCGTACCTGTCGGCAAGAATCTGAAACTCGACATGCCTTGGATTTTCGCAATATTTCTCTAAATAAACATCCTTATCCCCAAAAAAAGACTGCGCCTCCTGCCTTGCCTGATGATAAGCCTGAGATAAATGGGCCGGCGTCAAAACCATTTTTATTCCCCTTCCTCCTCCGCCCATAGAGGCTTTAAGTATTAAGGGATAACCTATTTTCCCCGCGGCTTTTTTTATATCTTCCTCATTATCTCCGATATCATCGCTTCCAGGTAATACTGGAATACCTAAACTTTTAACAAGTTTTCTCGCATTTCTTTTATTCCCCAGCAGGCTCATATTCTCCGATGAGGGTCCTATGAATTTTATGCCGCAATTTTCACAAATTTCTGCAAAATTGGCATTTTCGGACAAAAAACCGTATCCGGGATGGATGGCTTCGCTGTCCGTTATCTCTGCAGCGGATATAATGGAAGATATATTTAAATAACTTTTTGCGGTTGGCGGCGGACCGATACATATGCTTTCATCGGCATACCTCACATGAAGACTGTCCCTATCGGCAGTTGAATAGACAGCAACGGTTTTAATACCCAATTCTTTGCATGCCCTTATAATTCTGACTGCTATCTCGCCTCTATTGGCTATTAATATCTTTCTAAACATATATTTTTATAGGGGCTCCACAAGAAATAAGGGCTGCCCATATTCCACCAATTGCCCGTTTTCAACAAGGATGGAAACAATACGGCATTTTATATCTACCTCAATCTCGTTCATTATCTTCATGGCTTCTATAACACAAACAGGGCTGTTTTTTTCTACAACGGAATCTACCTCGACAAACGGCGGTTTATCCGGGGATGGAGACCTGTAAAAAGAACCCACGAACGGCGATACTATTTCCTTCAGAGTTTCTTTTTTTGATGCAGGTTCCGCTAATTCGGATTTTAGAATTTGTGCCCTTTGCGCAGAAAGCTCGGTTAACTCGGCATGCTCGATACCTTCAATTTGCGCCAAATACTCCTTTTTTTCACGAACCCTGTGCTTCAAATCCTGCGCTGCCGTTTCTTCATGGCTTAATTTGACCGAAACCTCTTCGTCGCCTTTCTTATAGTAAAATTCTTTAATTTTATTAGATTTAATAAATTTTATTAAATCCTTTATATCATTTATATTCATCGGCTTATAAGGCTTTTGTTATTTTATTATTTGTTATTTTAAACTAACCCTTTCTATATATGATTTTGTCCTTGTATCAACCTTAATTATATCACCTTCGTTTAAAAATAGAGGCACATTTATTACAAGACCAGTCTCGAGCGTAGCAGGCTTTGTAGCCCCTGAAACCGTATCGCCCCTCAGTCCAGGCTCCGTTTTTATTATTTTAACTTCAATAAAATTAGGCACCTCGATATTGACGGGCTTGTCGTTGTAATAAAGAACATTAACCTGAATATTTTCGAGCAAAAAGCCTGCGCTGTCGCCAACCGCTTCTTTGCTTATATGTATCTGGTCGTATGTCGCGTTATCCATAAAAATATAATCGTTGCCTTCATAGTAAAGATACTGCATATTTTTTTCTTCCATATTCGGCGTTTCCACCTTTTCGCCGGATCTAAATGTCCTGTCTATTACCTTTCCGTTAATCAGGTTTTTAAGTTTTGTCCTCACGAAAGCCCCGCCCTTTCCCGGCTTTACATGTTGAAAATCAACAATCTCGAAAGGCTCTCTGTCCATCTCTATTCTCAATCCTTTTTTGAAATCCGTTGTGGAATACACAAATAAATACCTCTAAGAAATACCTCTAAGAAACTAGTTAAGTAAATATGCAAATTATATAAATAATAATTTAAACAATTTAAAATAAAATAAAATAAAAATCAACCTTTAATTTTATTAATATATAACTAAATAGTTTTATTTAATTTATTGCAATATATCTTTAACATAAAAACTTTTCTTCTTTATATTCGTAATAACTTGCGCCCCGTCCCTTTCCACATAGCACATATCTTCGATTCTCACGCCAAATTCCCCTTCCAGATAAACTCCCGGTTCAACGGTAAAAACCATCCCCTCTTTAACCGTATCGGCATTTTTATTATAAACATAAGGATACTCGTGTATATCGAGCCCAACCCCGTGTCCGAGAGAGTGGGTAAAATATTTGCCGTATCCTCTTTTTTCTATATAATCTCTTGCGGCTTTATCTAAGTCTTTAAATTTGACCCCGGGTTTTATTTTTGAAATAGCCAATTGCTGCGCAGAATAAACCGCGCCGTAAACATCGGAAAATTTTTTGTCCGGTTTGCCGAAATGAAGCGTTACCGTTTCATCGCTTTTATATCCGTTACATTCCGCTCCAAAATCGAATAACAAAATGCCGTTTCTGTCCACCGGTTTACCTGAAGGCGCCCCGTGGGGCATACTTGAATTTTTATCAGACAGCACAATCGTCTCAAAAGACTCTTTGGAATTATTATTTATCAAGCGCTTTTTATATTCCGCAACAATACCCTGTTCGCTAAATTCTAATCCCGAATCTAACGCCTCTCTCAACGAATTTAAAACTGAATCTTCGGCTATAGAAACAGCTTTTTTTATGTAACTTAGCTCGTTTTTATCCTTTAAAGAACGAATTTTTAATAAAGCATTATGCGAAGGAATTAATTTGACCGAATGCTTAAACGCCTTTTTAAAACTCAGGAATTCTTCGTATGTAAAATAAGGGGATTCAAAAAGTACCGCAGGTTTATATCTATTGCCATTATTGCTATCAATGAATTTTTTCGTTATATCGGCTGCGATATCTTTATATATCTCTTTAACGCCGATTATATTTATATTAAAATCTTTACTTCTGCCTCCATCTTCGGCTTTGCGCACCTCTTTTTTTGCCCGCTGAGCATACCTGCCGTCCACATACAGAGTTATTTTTCCGCTTTCGGACACATAAAGATAACCTTCTCCTGAATAAAAAGTTATATAAAAAATATTACTGCTGTTTTTAATTAAAAAACCGGATGCTTTTTTATTATTTATGGGAAAAATTAAATCCTGAATATTAAGCATGATAACGCGAAATGAAAAGATGCCGATTTTTTCAGCTTACCTTACTTATAAGCGTAAGCCTTTTGTAGGAAATTATTTATGGCCGATATTTGAGCATCTGCCATCTTTTTTTTACCGGCATTTTCCTCATTGATCAGAGATTGCAACCTTTTAATGCTATCCGCAAGGCTATCGTCGAGAGGATTTTCCTTTAACAGGTCTATGTAAATATTAAGAGCATCTTTGTAATGCCCCTGAGACTCGTAAAGCTCGGCAAATGTCTTTGTTTTTAATTCCGTTGCCATAATATATAATTTTTAACATATAACTGTTACATCAGTCAAGTAAAATAAATAAAAAATAAATAAAAATTTGGCAGATAAAAATTTTATAACTCCTCTATAACCGCCTTTTTAATATTCCGAATCTTTAATAGACTTTTAATCTTGCCTTCCCCGTTGTCTTTTACATAAAAAGTATCGAATGCCTTATTACCCTGCGTCGTTATCTTTGAAACAAAAATATTTATGTCGAACCTGTTAAAAATCCTTCCGATGTCGTATAACAAACCCTTTCTGTCCAATGCCTGAATTTCTATTACGGTAAATTCATCGCTCAGATTATTATAAATCTCGACCGAGTTAGAAACATGCGGAGCGCTCTTTTTAAACAACCCTTCATTTTGCCTCTTTTTCTTGAACATATCTTGCAGCAATTCCTTGCCGTTAAAAACATTAAAAAAGGTATTCCTTAACTTATGCCAATCTATTTTTCCGTCAACCTTCTTATAAATATGGTTTACAAAAAAAGTATCTATAAATTTTCCATCCCTTCTTGTATTAATATCCGCACTCATTATGTTAAAATCGAAATAAGAAAGCACGCCAGTTATATCCGAAAAAATTGTTTTTTTATCCTCTCCGCAAATAACTATTTCATAATAATCCTCTTCTATATGCGCTTTTGCCATAAAATTAAATCTATGCTTACCGGTGATTTTAGAAAATAGTTTTAAATGAAGAAGTATATTTTCCGGGCTTTCCCTCATTAAATATCTGGTAGCCGAATAAAATTTACCGATATAGTCATTGATGAAACCCTTTAGATTGCCTGTGGTTATACTTTTAAGGAAGTTATAGCCCCTCTTTCCGGCAAATTGCGATACATATTCATATATCCTGTCTATGTAATATAAATCGCCTCTGAAGTATTCCTCCGAGTTCTTCAAAAACATTAAAGTCCTGTCGTAAAGTTCCACCAAAAGCATCTTTCTCCATGAATTAAACCTTGTTTTGGAAACGGCCATCGAATCGCAAAGGCTGACTATAAATAAAAATTGTAAATGCCTCATGTCTTTAACGGTATATGAAATAGATTTAATTGTTGCCGGATCGTGTATGTCTCTTCTTTCGGATGTCAGCGGAAGCAAAAAGTGATTTAATATTAAGAAATTTACAAAATTTTGCGATTCTTCGTCAAAACCCAGCCTTTTTGCCGCCTTTACGGCAATTTTAGAGCCCACCTGCTCATGATGGGCGGAATACCCCTTTCCGATGTCGTGAAGAAGGAGAGAGAAATTTAAAATAAGCAGGTCGTCGCCTTTTAAATGTTCGAATGTTTCCCTTAAATCTTTATTGATTCTTAAATTTACCATATCTTCGAGATAACGAATCCCGTTGAGCGAATGGGCGTCAACAGTATAAACATGATAAACATCGTTTGTCGAAAGCGAATCTATTTTTTCGAATTCAGGTATTAACGCGCTTAAAATTTTCGTTTCATGCATAAGCAAAAGAGTTTGATAAACCCTTTTTTTCTTTTTTAAAAGATTAATAAAAAAACTTTTTGAATAGTCATCGTTTTTTATTAACTTTCTATGAGCAGAGCAAGCCATTTTCAGCAGGTTTATAGATTCGATATCAAGCCTTTCGCCGGTTATCTGATAAGCATCTAACAGCCTGAAAATATTTTTAACATCCGTTAAAAATATCTTTCTATCCCTTATGCAAATTAAACCGTTTTCAAAATACAGGTTATTGCCGAGATTGACGCTTTTTTCAACATTTAGATTGTAAAGCTGTCTTGACTTTTGAACTAAAACCTCCGGCTTTATCAAAAAATTTATTATAAGTCTTGAAATAATATGTATATTCTTGGCATTTATGTAGTAATCATGCATAAAATATTCAATCTTATTTAAAAACTTGCCGTCTTTATAATAAAAAGCATGGGAAAGCTTTTCCTGAATATCGAATGTAAGCCTGTCTAACTTTTTTTGAGCTATTAAATGCATCATAACCCTGACCTTTAATATAAATTCTTTTCCGCTATAAAGATTTATAATATCCCCCGCATTTAAAGAACTGTCTAACTGCATAAGCTTAAATGTTTCGCTTATTATCTCTTCCCCGTTCCCCCCGCCGCGGGCGGCGCGCACGCCGCCATGCCTGTCGTTGTTATTGCCGCCCTTATCGTTATCCAGACTCCCGCTGCCGTTAAATAAAATTTCATTTTCATAGTTTATTATATTTGGATTGTTATGCAGAAAATTAAGCGGAGCAAAGGGTTTTTTTGCAATATAATAAACCCACTCGCAAAACGAGTAATCCCTTAGCCCTCCTATTCCTTCTTTAACATCCGGTTCAAGAAGGAATATATCATTGTCAACCATTACATTAATTAACCTTCTCCTCCTTAAGCTTTTCATAAGTTCGACTAAAAAGACGGAACAAGCGTCTATCTTCTTAAACTCGTTTTTAAACCCGTCGTATAATTCCTTATTGCCAGCTATATATCTGGCATTTATAAACGATGTATATGTATTAAAATCGGTTTTCATTAAACCTATCGCTTCTTTAACGGTTCTAACGCTTTGAGCCAAATCGACGGATGCGTCCCAAAAGAGGTAAAAAAAATCCTTAAGTCTTTTCGAAACATCCTCCTGAGCAAGCCCGTCCCGCGTAATTACCATAATATCGACATCGGAGTAAGGGCATAGTTCGAGGTTGGAATAACTGCCCCCTGCTATGAGACAAAAGTCGTTTTGCGTTTTAATATCGGGAAATGCCTCTATAATGAGGGAATCGAAGAAAAGGGATATTCTTTTTGTCGTGTGAAAGGAGGAAAAATTAAGCAGGTCGTCCTTTAAGGATTTATACTCTAATGCAATTTTTTCTTTTAAGTCTTTCGGCGTCAAGTTTAACCTCGGTCATTCCCCGCTTTTCATTTATTCCTCGGATGAAACTTGGAATGCTGCGCTTTTAAATGCGATATGTCCGTATGGGTATATATTTCGGTTGTGGATATGCTTGAATGGCCCAGCATCTGCTGAATGGACCTTAAATCCGCCCCGCCCTCTAAAAGGTGTGTGGCAAATGTATGTCTTAACATATGGGGCGTAATGTTTTTATCTATGCCTGCGAGGAGCGCCGCCTTTTTAATTATTTTCCATAATCCCTGCCTCGTAAACGGAAGCCCGTTTTTTGCGATAAACATATAACTTTTGCCCGATTTTTCATATCGCCGCCTTAACGGCAGATAGGTCTTTAAAGCCTCTTTGACCGGGGTGCCGAACGGAACGATTCTTTCTTTAGAACCCTTGCCCCGCACCCTTATAAAATTCAAGTCAAAATTGAAGTTTTCAAGTTTTACTCCCGCCAGCTCGGAAATTCTTAAGCCGCTTGAGTATAAAAGCTCTAAAATAACTTTATTCCTTATATTTTCAAAATTTGTACC from Candidatus Acidulodesulfobacterium ferriphilum encodes the following:
- a CDS encoding aminopeptidase P family protein translates to MLNIQDLIFPINNKKASGFLIKNSSNIFYITFYSGEGYLYVSESGKITLYVDGRYAQRAKKEVRKAEDGGRSKDFNINIIGVKEIYKDIAADITKKFIDSNNGNRYKPAVLFESPYFTYEEFLSFKKAFKHSVKLIPSHNALLKIRSLKDKNELSYIKKAVSIAEDSVLNSLREALDSGLEFSEQGIVAEYKKRLINNNSKESFETIVLSDKNSSMPHGAPSGKPVDRNGILLFDFGAECNGYKSDETVTLHFGKPDKKFSDVYGAVYSAQQLAISKIKPGVKFKDLDKAARDYIEKRGYGKYFTHSLGHGVGLDIHEYPYVYNKNADTVKEGMVFTVEPGVYLEGEFGVRIEDMCYVERDGAQVITNIKKKSFYVKDILQ
- a CDS encoding tyrosine recombinase XerD encodes the protein MKKTDGDDNKEAGKNGENGTGRKKDELEGFTGEYISFLKIERGLSANTVSSYYLDLMKFHKYVMSKKVDFKTLPPLFFQDFLGYLAQAGLNGKTRARFYSSIKGFYKFLFKCRIISEFPFKDIEYPFVAKKLPEFLTKDEISRILNVDFKNGKNGGNKAKEGTNFENIRNKVILELLYSSGLRISELAGVKLENFNFDLNFIRVRGKGSKERIVPFGTPVKEALKTYLPLRRRYEKSGKSYMFIAKNGLPFTRQGLWKIIKKAALLAGIDKNITPHMLRHTFATHLLEGGADLRSIQQMLGHSSISTTEIYTHTDISHLKAQHSKFHPRNK
- a CDS encoding HD domain-containing protein; this encodes MTPKDLKEKIALEYKSLKDDLLNFSSFHTTKRISLFFDSLIIEAFPDIKTQNDFCLIAGGSYSNLELCPYSDVDIMVITRDGLAQEDVSKRLKDFFYLFWDASVDLAQSVRTVKEAIGLMKTDFNTYTSFINARYIAGNKELYDGFKNEFKKIDACSVFLVELMKSLRRRRLINVMVDNDIFLLEPDVKEGIGGLRDYSFCEWVYYIAKKPFAPLNFLHNNPNIINYENEILFNGSGSLDNDKGGNNNDRHGGVRAARGGGNGEEIISETFKLMQLDSSLNAGDIINLYSGKEFILKVRVMMHLIAQKKLDRLTFDIQEKLSHAFYYKDGKFLNKIEYFMHDYYINAKNIHIISRLIINFLIKPEVLVQKSRQLYNLNVEKSVNLGNNLYFENGLICIRDRKIFLTDVKNIFRLLDAYQITGERLDIESINLLKMACSAHRKLIKNDDYSKSFFINLLKKKKRVYQTLLLMHETKILSALIPEFEKIDSLSTNDVYHVYTVDAHSLNGIRYLEDMVNLRINKDLRETFEHLKGDDLLILNFSLLLHDIGKGYSAHHEQVGSKIAVKAAKRLGFDEESQNFVNFLILNHFLLPLTSERRDIHDPATIKSISYTVKDMRHLQFLFIVSLCDSMAVSKTRFNSWRKMLLVELYDRTLMFLKNSEEYFRGDLYYIDRIYEYVSQFAGKRGYNFLKSITTGNLKGFINDYIGKFYSATRYLMRESPENILLHLKLFSKITGKHRFNFMAKAHIEEDYYEIVICGEDKKTIFSDITGVLSYFDFNIMSADINTRRDGKFIDTFFVNHIYKKVDGKIDWHKLRNTFFNVFNGKELLQDMFKKKRQNEGLFKKSAPHVSNSVEIYNNLSDEFTVIEIQALDRKGLLYDIGRIFNRFDINIFVSKITTQGNKAFDTFYVKDNGEGKIKSLLKIRNIKKAVIEEL
- the gcvH gene encoding glycine cleavage system protein GcvH, which encodes MEFPKNLKYNTEHIWVKVNRDNALIGVTDYAQDQLGDIIYVDLPEPGYELEQNESFGTIESAKSVSELYAPVSGHVVRVNESLKDEPELVNEEPYDSGWLLEIKLTNENDLNDLMDNLDYEEYLENNG
- the efp gene encoding elongation factor P, whose protein sequence is MYSTTDFKKGLRIEMDREPFEIVDFQHVKPGKGGAFVRTKLKNLINGKVIDRTFRSGEKVETPNMEEKNMQYLYYEGNDYIFMDNATYDQIHISKEAVGDSAGFLLENIQVNVLYYNDKPVNIEVPNFIEVKIIKTEPGLRGDTVSGATKPATLETGLVINVPLFLNEGDIIKVDTRTKSYIERVSLK
- the accC gene encoding acetyl-CoA carboxylase biotin carboxylase subunit — protein: MFRKILIANRGEIAVRIIRACKELGIKTVAVYSTADRDSLHVRYADESICIGPPPTAKSYLNISSIISAAEITDSEAIHPGYGFLSENANFAEICENCGIKFIGPSSENMSLLGNKRNARKLVKSLGIPVLPGSDDIGDNEEDIKKAAGKIGYPLILKASMGGGGRGIKMVLTPAHLSQAYHQARQEAQSFFGDKDVYLEKYCENPRHVEFQILADRYGNAVYLGERDCSIQRRHQKIIEEAPSIAVKSAVRKKIGESILKVVKEVNYVNAATFEFLLDAGGEFYFMEVNTRVQVEHPVTEFVTNTDIIKEQIRIANGEKLKIKQEDVKIKGYSIELRVNAENPVNFQPSPGLITFYNKPGGLNVRVDDFAYCGYTVQPFYDSLIAKLIVHDSTRLGAINKAKNALNEFQIEGIETNIPFLKRILNDSDYISGRVDIGYVQRFIER
- the accB gene encoding acetyl-CoA carboxylase biotin carboxyl carrier protein, with product MNINDIKDLIKFIKSNKIKEFYYKKGDEEVSVKLSHEETAAQDLKHRVREKKEYLAQIEGIEHAELTELSAQRAQILKSELAEPASKKETLKEIVSPFVGSFYRSPSPDKPPFVEVDSVVEKNSPVCVIEAMKIMNEIEVDIKCRIVSILVENGQLVEYGQPLFLVEPL